A single genomic interval of Candidatus Binataceae bacterium harbors:
- a CDS encoding helix-turn-helix transcriptional regulator, translating into MSNLNENEAERADRLLFLERLGKLAERVGGKAALAKLAGLSPTSIQNYFGTTEPPRPIILALASATKTSVGWLAGEPETEDNGLPQSFIRLPFFDLSLRKNLVYPLFNRHPEPEMGWRIFHRADLVGRVKMLSNRLFLARIYQARFTPLISTNDDVLVDGLLADDPTISPKLWEFPIDGEAIYFIGRGSKAALRKLRKRKEHIDVLDERGRIDFKVSLEGQDDFLFWGPVVWRGGAIQIQLP; encoded by the coding sequence ATGTCAAATCTCAATGAGAACGAGGCGGAACGGGCCGACCGTCTCTTATTTTTAGAGCGGCTCGGAAAGCTTGCTGAACGTGTCGGCGGTAAAGCGGCCCTGGCTAAACTAGCAGGCCTCAGCCCGACCTCGATCCAAAATTACTTCGGCACAACTGAACCGCCCAGGCCAATTATTTTGGCCCTGGCGTCGGCGACGAAGACTTCGGTCGGGTGGTTGGCCGGCGAGCCCGAGACGGAGGATAATGGGCTCCCACAGAGCTTCATCCGCCTACCTTTTTTCGATCTTTCTCTTAGGAAAAACTTGGTCTATCCCTTGTTCAATCGCCATCCCGAGCCGGAGATGGGTTGGCGAATCTTCCATCGTGCCGATTTAGTCGGGAGGGTGAAGATGCTGTCGAACCGTCTCTTTCTGGCTCGAATTTATCAGGCCAGATTCACGCCCCTGATTTCGACGAATGATGATGTTCTGGTTGATGGGTTGCTTGCAGACGATCCGACCATTTCGCCGAAGCTCTGGGAGTTTCCTATCGACGGCGAAGCAATCTATTTTATCGGGCGCGGATCGAAGGCCGCTTTGCGAAAACTACGAAAAAGAAAAGAGCATATCGACGTGCTCGATGAGCGCGGCCGGATCGATTTCAAGGTTTCGCTGGAAGGACAAGATGATTTCCTTTTTTGGGGCCCGGTCGTCTGGCGCGGTGGTGCGATTCAAATTCAACTCCCATAA
- a CDS encoding phage tail tape measure protein, which yields MAVKLFELGYVIALKGLAAFHSGMASVTRDFEKINEAVKSTQAMREFSANLGMMGGAALAAGGAAAGALYSVLKPAIESQAEWSRVQEAMNDGAATMKNLNEARETAKKIAAESVISETQLGEAYYVARSNMMSHAEALDAVAAANDLVIATTRNAADAQAQMAPTTRTLTTMHQLFGMSARQAADQMAALQTRYAELDISEVTYGLQYAQPVTKQTGMGVSQMEAALAMLSVGGLHGQEAGTAFREMIAKFTTDSKLQQFVRTNKQGGFDLAASLDALKSAMAGLSPLQQGMALKGFGFNLRDVTGVNILLGKVSELRAATADLDHSQGDAAKLAAIRMSAVDEQWAKLFNNLDLLRTAIGENLLPIVNRWIPKLISGLQSMHTWVEQNRGTVTMLLKVMAGFAAVTIPLGTIAVLFAGLSFITSYVPGMTALVGVIGRAGIATKVWTAAQWLLNAAMDANPIGLAIIGVAVLIGIVYELYKHWDMVKTFVTKMIPEAFHWGVNLLKSFASGIASAVMYPIHEVEKLAGRMGRFLIGHSPPPEGPLHELNLSKTIGSTLQPMAVLTSMRRLAAATAIAGPMLLGGAGSAGAAPAGITINYSVKINGGSPDEWARSAKRHADELMRIIGREMERRDRRSFGE from the coding sequence ATGGCGGTAAAGCTTTTCGAGCTTGGCTATGTGATTGCACTGAAGGGCCTGGCGGCGTTTCACAGCGGCATGGCCAGCGTCACCCGTGATTTTGAAAAGATTAATGAAGCCGTCAAAAGCACGCAGGCCATGCGGGAGTTTTCTGCGAATCTCGGCATGATGGGCGGCGCCGCACTCGCCGCCGGCGGCGCGGCGGCGGGGGCGCTCTACTCGGTGCTCAAGCCGGCGATCGAATCGCAGGCGGAATGGTCGCGCGTGCAGGAAGCCATGAACGATGGCGCCGCGACGATGAAAAATCTAAACGAAGCGCGGGAGACGGCTAAGAAAATCGCGGCGGAGAGCGTGATCAGTGAAACGCAACTCGGCGAGGCATACTACGTCGCCCGTTCGAACATGATGAGTCATGCCGAGGCGCTCGACGCGGTAGCAGCGGCGAATGACCTGGTGATCGCGACGACGCGGAACGCGGCTGACGCGCAAGCGCAGATGGCGCCGACGACGCGCACGCTCACGACCATGCATCAGCTATTCGGAATGTCCGCGCGGCAGGCCGCCGATCAGATGGCGGCGCTCCAAACGCGATATGCGGAACTGGACATTTCCGAAGTAACTTACGGGCTTCAGTACGCACAGCCGGTGACCAAGCAGACAGGCATGGGCGTATCCCAAATGGAAGCGGCGCTCGCGATGTTGTCAGTCGGCGGGCTGCATGGCCAGGAGGCGGGCACGGCCTTTCGCGAGATGATCGCGAAGTTCACGACGGATTCGAAGTTGCAGCAATTCGTTCGGACGAATAAGCAAGGCGGGTTCGATCTGGCGGCTTCGCTCGACGCGCTCAAATCGGCAATGGCCGGACTTTCGCCGCTTCAGCAGGGGATGGCTCTCAAGGGATTTGGATTCAATCTTCGGGATGTTACCGGCGTGAACATCCTGCTCGGCAAGGTCAGCGAGCTCCGCGCCGCGACTGCGGATCTGGATCATTCCCAAGGCGATGCCGCGAAGCTCGCGGCGATCAGAATGTCGGCCGTCGACGAGCAATGGGCGAAGTTGTTCAACAATCTCGATCTGCTCAGAACGGCAATTGGAGAGAATTTGTTGCCGATCGTTAATCGCTGGATTCCGAAGCTGATAAGCGGGCTCCAGTCGATGCACACCTGGGTCGAACAGAATCGGGGCACCGTGACGATGCTACTCAAGGTCATGGCGGGCTTCGCGGCAGTGACGATCCCGCTCGGCACGATCGCAGTGCTGTTCGCGGGGCTCAGTTTCATCACGTCCTATGTTCCGGGGATGACCGCGCTGGTCGGAGTGATCGGCCGCGCCGGGATAGCTACGAAAGTCTGGACAGCCGCGCAATGGCTACTGAATGCGGCGATGGACGCGAATCCGATCGGGTTGGCGATCATCGGCGTCGCGGTGCTGATCGGAATCGTCTATGAGCTTTATAAACATTGGGACATGGTCAAGACGTTCGTCACCAAGATGATTCCCGAAGCCTTCCATTGGGGCGTCAACCTGCTGAAAAGCTTCGCCTCTGGGATCGCGAGCGCGGTGATGTATCCGATCCATGAGGTCGAGAAGCTCGCGGGCCGGATGGGACGCTTTTTGATAGGCCATAGTCCTCCGCCCGAAGGTCCGCTCCATGAGCTAAACCTCAGTAAAACGATCGGGAGCACCTTGCAGCCCATGGCGGTGCTGACTTCGATGCGGCGGCTGGCCGCCGCGACCGCAATCGCGGGGCCGATGTTGCTCGGCGGGGCGGGGAGCGCCGGCGCCGCCCCGGCGGGCATCACGATCAATTACTCAGTCAAGATCAATGGCGGCTCGCCGGACGAGTGGGCGAGGTCGGCCAAGCGGCACGCGGATGAGCTGATGCGGATCATCGGGCGGGAGATGGAGCGTCGCGACCGACGGAGCTTCGGCGAGTAA
- a CDS encoding AAA family ATPase: MRDLIAATSLMRAFEKGLKDFYAIPPEPYACSVAIFVSGQSGIGTTTAAAQFAITTDAALFTPPPNATDRTWLDRLYESVVGGEPAQWGPDSRWREIERELKRRDGRALIADEIENMNHGQLESMRHICDRARAKLILCSRGSLLRALKAAATAEMQVLSSRAHVRVELPAPSLRDVKLLAQELSEVEIAGDLASDIFKRAGASIRAILHELQAIEQAALFADVKSLDLAGWIKMLGGVKAEAKLPAPLKAITARELPVRLNKGVA; encoded by the coding sequence GTGCGTGATTTGATCGCGGCGACCAGCCTCATGCGAGCGTTTGAGAAGGGGCTGAAAGATTTTTACGCCATCCCCCCCGAGCCGTACGCTTGCTCTGTCGCAATCTTTGTGTCCGGTCAGTCCGGCATCGGGACGACCACGGCCGCTGCGCAATTTGCGATCACAACTGACGCGGCATTATTCACTCCGCCCCCGAATGCGACGGACCGCACGTGGCTTGACCGCCTCTACGAATCGGTAGTCGGCGGGGAGCCTGCGCAGTGGGGTCCGGACAGCCGCTGGCGCGAGATCGAGCGAGAGCTTAAGCGTCGTGACGGCCGCGCGCTAATCGCGGACGAGATTGAAAACATGAATCACGGGCAGCTAGAGTCGATGCGGCATATCTGTGATCGCGCCCGCGCGAAACTAATCCTCTGCTCACGCGGCTCGTTGCTACGGGCGTTGAAAGCAGCCGCGACAGCGGAAATGCAGGTGTTGTCGTCGCGGGCGCACGTTCGCGTTGAATTGCCCGCTCCATCACTGCGCGACGTCAAGTTGCTAGCCCAGGAGCTGTCCGAAGTTGAGATCGCGGGCGATCTGGCGTCCGATATTTTCAAGCGGGCTGGCGCATCGATCCGCGCCATCTTACACGAACTCCAGGCCATCGAGCAGGCCGCCTTGTTCGCGGATGTAAAATCCTTGGATCTCGCTGGCTGGATCAAAATGCTCGGCGGGGTAAAGGCGGAAGCCAAACTTCCGGCGCCGCTCAAGGCGATCACCGCACGCGAGTTGCCGGTCCGCCTGAATAAAGGTGTGGCATGA
- a CDS encoding transposase domain-containing protein: MFGAASISRTAKQLAKARLPGLPTSRDKVRRYADRHQWAVIKIKAIGGEHNEYLLSNLTAEQLAALAQHEAVKGLPVATETKRVSRSDSGAGAPCATHVVEVAAGETIAVHGSREYELIRAELWRKAETKKQTVRDEATKDAAAVLKAFELIRSGCPKMEAYAEAAREREVAVSTLRDWIRAVKSIERTDWAAALIDERGNRSEAAAYSYPQSFFNYYSSDYLRMDRPPRIACYRRAIAAARAEGISGDDLPAEITLWRRLRKEVPWQSIKFARHGSEVLHRAYPAQTRDRSILHAMECVNGDGYRWNNSVIWPDGEICRVLMWYFQCSYSSFIPIESIQFGKTEHAGLVRLSIGGLISAYCIPELFVIDNTMAAASKWITGRSPSRHRWTTKEADVFGLITQLGARHIATLPRVGGSSKPGERAGGDWDRDIARSPALAGSWLGHNTAARPDATRKPVPFEKFKEIVLAGIAENNERPGRRSPVCRGRSFGEVFRESFATITVKRPTPEQLRLCLLAAQKVRCAKIDGHIELFGNRYWGESVAALAGREVVVRFDPEKLQHNVFVYNLDGQIVGEAQCHAPVGFIDASAAKEHNRLRRQSGKHYKALAKNAQRMSAIELTAKLPTPPAPQVFIRSNVRELFRPGLEQPSGATPASQTPAQSKEDLGAERRAYRKELEKIGSTAWDEDQKRWVAVFDSGVLGDEPLQYKSFLAGARLTRSNRA; the protein is encoded by the coding sequence ATGTTCGGCGCGGCCAGCATATCCCGAACGGCTAAGCAGCTCGCGAAAGCTCGGCTGCCTGGGCTTCCCACCTCGCGAGATAAAGTTCGACGCTACGCTGACCGACACCAGTGGGCCGTCATAAAAATCAAGGCGATTGGCGGCGAGCATAACGAGTACCTCTTATCAAATCTGACTGCCGAGCAGCTCGCCGCACTCGCTCAGCACGAAGCCGTCAAAGGCTTGCCGGTCGCGACCGAGACCAAGCGCGTCAGCCGTTCTGATTCTGGCGCTGGCGCACCGTGCGCAACGCACGTTGTCGAAGTCGCGGCCGGCGAGACTATCGCGGTTCACGGGAGCCGAGAATACGAGCTGATCCGCGCCGAGCTGTGGAGAAAAGCCGAAACCAAGAAGCAGACCGTCAGAGACGAAGCGACCAAAGACGCAGCGGCGGTACTGAAGGCTTTCGAGTTGATCAGGTCTGGCTGTCCCAAGATGGAGGCATACGCGGAAGCAGCGCGAGAGCGCGAGGTCGCAGTTTCCACCCTGCGTGACTGGATCAGGGCCGTTAAATCAATTGAGCGGACCGACTGGGCCGCGGCTCTGATCGATGAGCGCGGGAATCGTTCGGAGGCTGCTGCCTACTCCTATCCGCAGAGTTTTTTTAACTACTACTCTTCCGATTACCTAAGGATGGACCGGCCGCCGCGGATCGCCTGCTATCGCCGCGCAATAGCGGCGGCTCGCGCCGAAGGAATTAGCGGCGACGATCTTCCGGCCGAGATCACGCTATGGCGTCGACTGCGCAAGGAGGTGCCATGGCAATCGATAAAGTTTGCGCGCCATGGCTCGGAAGTACTCCACCGCGCCTATCCTGCTCAGACGCGAGACCGTTCAATCCTGCACGCAATGGAGTGCGTCAACGGTGACGGTTACAGGTGGAACAATTCGGTGATTTGGCCGGACGGCGAAATTTGCCGCGTGCTCATGTGGTACTTTCAATGTTCCTATTCGAGTTTCATTCCGATCGAGTCGATCCAGTTCGGCAAAACTGAGCACGCCGGACTTGTCAGGTTGAGCATTGGCGGGCTGATCTCCGCTTACTGCATACCTGAGTTGTTTGTGATCGATAATACCATGGCGGCGGCGAGTAAATGGATTACGGGGCGGTCACCGAGCCGCCATCGTTGGACGACCAAGGAGGCCGACGTGTTCGGCCTGATTACGCAGTTGGGCGCGCGGCACATCGCGACGTTGCCACGCGTTGGCGGGTCATCAAAACCGGGTGAGCGCGCTGGCGGCGACTGGGATAGGGATATAGCTCGCTCTCCGGCGCTGGCGGGCAGTTGGCTTGGTCACAACACGGCGGCACGGCCTGACGCGACCCGCAAGCCCGTCCCATTCGAGAAGTTTAAAGAGATCGTGCTCGCCGGAATTGCCGAGAATAACGAACGACCCGGCCGGCGGAGTCCAGTCTGCCGGGGTCGATCTTTTGGGGAAGTGTTCCGAGAGAGTTTTGCGACGATCACGGTTAAGCGGCCGACACCCGAGCAGTTGCGACTGTGCCTGCTGGCCGCCCAGAAAGTTAGGTGCGCCAAGATTGACGGGCATATTGAACTGTTCGGCAATAGGTATTGGGGCGAGAGCGTCGCGGCACTCGCCGGACGGGAAGTGGTCGTCCGATTCGACCCCGAAAAGTTGCAGCATAACGTTTTCGTTTACAATCTTGATGGTCAAATCGTGGGCGAGGCGCAATGTCACGCCCCTGTCGGCTTCATCGACGCCAGCGCGGCGAAAGAGCATAACCGCCTGCGCCGTCAGAGCGGGAAACATTATAAGGCGCTCGCGAAAAATGCGCAGCGAATGTCCGCGATTGAGCTGACGGCGAAGTTACCAACTCCGCCCGCGCCACAGGTATTTATCCGGAGTAATGTGCGAGAACTATTTCGGCCGGGGCTTGAGCAGCCGAGTGGGGCGACGCCGGCGTCACAAACTCCAGCGCAATCGAAAGAAGATTTGGGCGCCGAGCGGCGCGCTTATCGCAAGGAGTTAGAGAAGATCGGCTCCACCGCTTGGGATGAGGATCAGAAGCGCTGGGTCGCTGTGTTCGATAGCGGCGTCCTTGGCGACGAGCCGCTTCAATACAAGTCGTTCTTGGCCGGCGCGCGACTCACGAGGTCGAACCGTGCGTGA
- a CDS encoding regulatory protein GemA: MPPETKRRRALAALHVRRTQLGIDENTYRNLLWELTGKTSAGQMSDDEIGRCLDEFRRRGARSHRTMAPDQSPAAPQLRLAIAIWRDLADMGVLHDPSDAALRTFAKRLTGVATPEWLNVKQMNVLIESLKVWRRREREKQSGGNDNECPN; the protein is encoded by the coding sequence ATGCCGCCGGAAACGAAGCGGCGGCGAGCGCTCGCGGCGCTACATGTCAGGAGAACCCAACTCGGCATCGACGAGAACACTTATCGCAATTTGCTCTGGGAGCTGACCGGCAAAACTTCTGCGGGCCAGATGAGCGATGATGAGATTGGCCGCTGCCTTGATGAATTTCGGCGGCGGGGCGCGCGATCGCATCGGACGATGGCGCCGGATCAGTCACCGGCGGCGCCGCAACTCAGGCTCGCGATCGCGATCTGGCGCGATCTCGCCGACATGGGCGTGTTGCATGATCCAAGCGACGCCGCGCTGAGAACATTTGCGAAAAGATTGACTGGCGTGGCGACGCCCGAATGGCTCAACGTGAAGCAGATGAACGTGCTGATCGAGAGCTTAAAGGTGTGGCGGCGGCGCGAACGGGAGAAACAATCCGGCGGAAACGATAATGAATGTCCGAACTGA
- a CDS encoding phage protease, with amino-acid sequence MSEGACICPITPDRRITRPCACHGSTMARSAATEHAPEWIDLVPAGSFSTRDGRGPFKNDHPDAVIAATRELRMTAGLPIDYEHATDVAAPEGRPAPAAGWIKELRIVRGGIQGRVEWTQEGARKVASREYRYVSPVFEHDQDGNVLCLLRAAVTNNPNLYMTAISSARSDQMTSQLTALEKQVCAQVGVSEAEFAAMKATRGGTTRTGLFSAGAPAPLGVCENIAHQLTEYAVTRSTGNLRAAHAYMTNFIGHAAARFLTAADLEFCKQQDLNFAKFAIAKHARMSGKPLTFSHAKAAGLSDNNPEDPAEPSELLKMAADEIAAFLKDPNNIESLQHLSNAEGYIHAAMRKAGAVRRSYAGE; translated from the coding sequence ATGAGCGAGGGCGCTTGCATCTGCCCGATCACCCCGGATCGGCGAATCACCAGGCCATGCGCGTGTCACGGCTCGACCATGGCGCGGAGCGCCGCGACTGAACACGCGCCGGAATGGATCGATCTGGTTCCAGCCGGCAGCTTTTCGACGCGCGATGGGCGCGGACCCTTCAAGAACGATCATCCCGACGCGGTGATCGCGGCGACGCGCGAGCTCCGCATGACGGCGGGTCTCCCAATTGATTACGAGCATGCAACCGACGTTGCCGCGCCGGAAGGACGGCCGGCGCCGGCGGCCGGTTGGATCAAAGAGCTGCGGATTGTGCGCGGCGGGATTCAGGGCCGGGTCGAATGGACCCAAGAGGGCGCGCGTAAAGTCGCATCACGTGAGTATCGGTATGTCAGTCCGGTTTTCGAGCACGACCAGGATGGGAACGTTCTATGCCTGTTGCGAGCAGCGGTGACGAATAACCCGAATTTATACATGACCGCAATCTCTTCGGCGAGGAGTGATCAAATGACTAGCCAATTAACGGCGCTGGAAAAACAAGTCTGCGCGCAGGTGGGGGTGAGCGAGGCGGAGTTCGCGGCGATGAAAGCGACGCGCGGCGGCACGACTAGGACGGGACTATTCAGTGCGGGAGCGCCGGCTCCGCTGGGGGTATGTGAAAACATCGCCCATCAGTTGACCGAATACGCGGTCACGCGCTCGACAGGTAATCTGCGCGCTGCGCACGCTTACATGACGAATTTCATCGGGCACGCGGCGGCGCGATTTCTGACGGCGGCCGACCTGGAATTTTGCAAACAACAGGATCTGAATTTCGCGAAGTTCGCGATCGCGAAGCACGCGCGGATGAGCGGCAAGCCGCTAACTTTCTCGCATGCCAAGGCCGCGGGTCTCAGTGACAATAATCCAGAAGATCCGGCGGAGCCGTCGGAGTTGCTGAAAATGGCGGCCGACGAAATCGCGGCCTTCCTCAAGGATCCGAATAATATCGAGTCGCTGCAGCACCTCTCTAACGCGGAGGGCTACATCCACGCCGCGATGAGGAAAGCCGGCGCCGTCCGTCGTAGCTACGCCGGCGAATGA
- a CDS encoding phage protein Gp27 family protein, producing MPVRSTIKTLLPDEVRAELDRRLVASEFSDYDGLIEWLREKGFVISHSALGRYSMQFERKLTAIKMASEQARAFVEADPDMTGAMGDALVRLLQQKIFELLLEAQEIGDTGDLAKLARAISQLGRVTIRQREWSETIRERLEAQKTAVGKKIGAMRGEGGGLSDETADAIRRALFEDIDPFSEKRAAARE from the coding sequence ATGCCGGTCAGATCGACAATCAAGACTCTCTTGCCTGATGAGGTGAGGGCCGAGCTAGACCGGAGGCTAGTCGCAAGTGAGTTTTCGGATTACGACGGCTTAATCGAATGGCTGCGCGAGAAGGGCTTCGTGATTAGTCACTCCGCGCTTGGCCGATATTCCATGCAGTTCGAGCGCAAGCTCACGGCGATAAAGATGGCCAGCGAGCAGGCGCGCGCATTCGTCGAAGCCGATCCCGATATGACCGGCGCGATGGGTGATGCGCTAGTCAGATTGTTGCAACAGAAAATTTTCGAGTTGCTGCTCGAAGCGCAGGAAATCGGCGACACGGGGGATCTGGCGAAGCTGGCACGCGCCATCTCGCAGCTCGGCCGCGTAACGATTCGACAACGGGAATGGTCTGAGACCATACGCGAACGGCTCGAAGCGCAGAAGACGGCGGTCGGCAAAAAGATCGGCGCGATGAGAGGCGAAGGCGGCGGGCTAAGTGACGAGACCGCTGATGCTATTCGTCGCGCACTATTCGAGGATATCGATCCATTTAGTGAAAAGCGCGCGGCGGCGCGCGAATAA